From the genome of Odocoileus virginianus isolate 20LAN1187 ecotype Illinois chromosome 16, Ovbor_1.2, whole genome shotgun sequence, one region includes:
- the LOC139038702 gene encoding deoxyuridine 5'-triphosphate nucleotidohydrolase, mitochondrial-like codes for MPCSQEAQVVSPSKRARATEAGDMRLRFARLSEHATAPTKGSARAAGYDLYSAYDYTLPPMEKVLVKTDIQIVLPSGCYGRVAPRSGLAAKHFIDVGAGVIDEDYRGNVGVVLFNFGKEKFEVKKGDRIAQLICERIFYPEIEEVQVLDDTERGSGGFGSTGSN; via the coding sequence ATGCCGTGCTCTCAAGAGGCACAAGTCGTCTCCCCCAGCAAGCGGGCCCGGGCCACGGAGGCGGGCGATATGCGTCTCCGCTTTGCCCGGCTCTCGGAGCACGCCACAGCCCCCACCAAGGGGTCCGCGCGCGCCGCGGGCTACGACCTGTACAGTGCCTATGATTACACATTACCACCGATGGAGAAAGTGCTTGTGAAAACTGACATTCAGATAGTCCTTCCTTCTGGGTGCTATGGAAGAGTGGCTCCTCGTTCTGGCTTGGCAGCAAAACACTTCATAGATGTAGGAGCTGGTGTCATAGATGAAGATTATAGAGGAAATGTTGGTGTTGTCCTGTTTAATTTTGGCAAAGAGAAGTTTGAAGTCAAAAAGGGTGATCGAATTGCACAGCTCATTTGTGAACGGATATTTTACCCAGAAATAGAGGAAGTTCAAGTTTTAGATGACACTGAAAGGGGTTCAGGAGGCTTTGGTTCCACTGGAAGTAATTAA
- the ITPK1 gene encoding inositol-tetrakisphosphate 1-kinase isoform X3 produces MKDDRICSPPFMELTSLCGDDTMRLLEENGLAFPFICKTRVAHGTNSHEMAIVFNQEGLSAIQPPCVVQNFINHNAVLYKVFVVGESYTVVQRPSLKNFSAGTSGSSPGPSLVPPVWTGSGRSGRRTFGHTGAARGLRAPLAGKTPDRESIFFNSHNVSKPESSSVLTALDKIEGVFERPSDEVIRELSRALRQALGVSLFGIDIIINNQTGQHAVIDINAFPGYEGVNEFFTDLLNHIASVLQGQSAGAAGTGDVAPLRHSRLLAEQAGSLAAERTCSASPGCCSSMMGQEPPWTPEADVGAGSTAKLPHQRLGCTAAVSPSFQQHCVASMATKASSQ; encoded by the exons ATGACAGGATCTGCTCTCCGCCCTTCATGGAGCTCACAAGCCTGTGCGGGGACGACACCATGCGACTCCTGGAGGAGAACGGCCTGGCCTTTCCGTTCA TTTGCAAAACCAGAGTGGCTCATGGCACCAACTCTCACGAG ATGGCCATCGTGTTCAACCAGGAGGGCCTGAGCGCCATCCAGCCGCCCTGCGTGGTCCAGAATTTCATTAACCACAACGCTGTCCTGTACAAGGTGTTTGTGGTTGGCGAGTCCTACACCGTGGTCCAGAGGCCCTCACTGAAGAATTTCTCCGCGGGCACGTCAG gctcctccccaggACCGTCTCTCGTGCCCCCCGTCTGGACTGGCTCTGGTCGGAGCGGTAGGAGGACTTTCGGGCACACCGGGGCGGCAAGGGGCCTGCGTGCCCCGCTAGCGGGAAAGACGCCAG ACCGCGAGTCCATCTTCTTCAACAGCCACAACGTGTCGAAGCCAGAGTCGTCGTCGGTCCTGACCGCG CTGGACAAGATCGAGGGCGTGTTCGAGCGGCCGAGCGATGAGGTCATCCGGGAGCTGTCCCGGGCCCTGCGGCAGGCACTGGGCGTGTCTCTCTTCGGGATCGACATCATCATCAACAACCAGACGGGGCAGCACGCTGTCATCGACATCAACGCCTTCCCCG GCTACGAGGGTGTGAACGAGTTCTTCACCGACCTCCTGAACCACATCGCCAGCGTGCTGCAGGGCCAGAGCGCGGGCGCGGCGGGCACGGGGGACGTGGCCCCGCTGAGGCACAGCAGGCTCTTGGCGGAGCAGGCAGGCAGCTTGGCGGCCGAGCGGACGTGCAGCGCCAGCCCCGGCTGCTGCAGCAGCATGATGGGCCAGGAGCCGCCCTGGACGCCTGAGGCTGACGTGGGCGCCGGTAGCACCGCCAAGCTGCCGCACCAGAGACTCGGCTGTACCGCCGCCGTGTCGCCCAGCTTCCAGCAGCACTGCGTGGCCTCGATGGCCACTAAGGCCTCCTCCCAGTAG